The following is a genomic window from Streptomyces lincolnensis.
TCGGCGTAGTAGCCCTGGGATTCCCCGGTCAGGGCCGTGTGCAGGGTGTGGTGGAAGTCGTCGTTCCACTGCGCGTGCAGGCCGAGACCGCCCTCCGCGCGCGAGGTGATCAGCCGCGGGTCGTTCAGGTCGGACTCGGCGACCAGGAACAGCGGCCTGCCCTGGTCGGCGGCGAGGGCGTCCACCGCCGTGGACAGCTCCTCCAGGAAGTGGCACGCGCGCGTGTCCGCCAGCGCGTGCACCGCGTCCAGGCGCAGCCCGTCGATCCGGTAGTCCCTCAGCCAGGCCAGCGCGCTGCCCAGCAGGAACGCGCGCACCTCGTCCGAGCCCGGCGCGTCCAGGTTCACCGCGGAGCCCCACGGCGTGTGGTGCGTGTCCGTGAAGTACGGCCCGAACCGCGGCAGGTAGTTCCCCGAGGGACCCAGGTGGTTGTGCACCACGTCCAGGACCACACCGAGCCCCAGCTCATGGGCGCGGTCGACGAAGCGTTTCAGTGCCTCAGGGCCGCCGTAGGGCTCGTGCACCGCCCACAGCGAGACGCCCTCGTACCCCCAGCCGTGCTTCCCGGGGAAGGGGCACAGCGGCATCAACTCGACGTGGGTGACGCCCAGTTCGGCCAGGTGCCCGAGCCGTTCGGCGGCCGCGTCCAGGGTGCCCTCGCGCGTGTACGTGCCCACGTGCAGCTCGTACAGCACCGCGCCGGGCAGCGGACGGCCGGCCCAGGGCGTACGCCATGCGTACCGGTCGTGCTCGACGACCGCGCTCAGTCCGTCCGGGCCGTCCGGCTGACGGCGCGAGCGCGGATCGGGCAGTACGGGGCCGTCGTCCAGCGCGAAGCCGTACCGCGAGCCGTCGTGCGCCTCCGCCTCGCCCCTCCACCATCCCGCGCGCTCCGGATCGCGCTCCAACGCGCGCGTGACGCCGTCGCACTGGAGCGTCACACGGTCTGACTGCGGTGCCCACACCTCGAACTGCACGGACGGTTCCCCTTCGTCTGCTCACCGTGATGTAGCCCGTCCATGGTGCTTCAAACGCGATCAATACGCGCTCGAATCCGACCCTTTGCGTCAGGTGTCGTCGGGCACGCGCACGTGGCGGGCGTTCCTGTGTTTTCTGGACACCCGGCGTTCACTGCCCGACAATCACGAACGTGACGTCGTCCTTCGAGTTCAACACGTACCCCGCGCGGCTGTCCGACGCGGAGCGCGACAAGGCGCTGAAGGTGCTCCGCGACGGCGTCGCCATGGGCCGACTGTCGCACGACACGTTCGTCCGGCGGATGGAACTGGCCCTGTCCGCCCGGCGGTCCGACGAACTCGTCGCGCTCACCGCCGACCTGCCCACCGAGAGCCGCCTGTCGCGCCTGGTGTTCGGCACCGTCGAGGCGGTCTCCGGTTTCACCGTACGGCTGCGCAGGGCCTGGCAGGCCGAGCGGCTGCCCAAGCTGCTGCTGCCCCACCCCGGCGGCGGCCACCCGCTGCGCATCGGCCGCGACCCCGCCAACGGTCTGCGCCTGACCCACGAGACGGTCTCCCGGGTGCACGCCGAACTCAGCCGCCAGGGCGGCATGTGGGTGCTGCGGGACCTCGGTTCCACCAACGGCACGACGGTGAACGGCCGTCGGGTCATCGGTGCCGCCGTGGTCCGCGAGGGTGATCAGGTCGGGTTCGGGCGGATGTGGTTCCGGCTCGCGTCCGACTGAGTCGAGCACAGCCCTGGCCTGGGCTTCACCTGCTGTGATGGGTCAAATCCCTTTGCTCTTCGTGGTGTTGACGTACCCGACAAGTCGTGACTGACTGTGCGTACACCATGTACACCAGGTGAACCGACGGCACCACATTGTGGAGGTGTGCCCTGCCGCCCCTCCTCCGCTACCCGACCGTCGACGAACTCGGCGCCAGGGCGGCCGCCCTGGTCGCCCGCCACCCCGGGAACGCCCGACTGCGCCGGGCTGGCCTGTCCCGCGCGGGCACGCCCCTGTGGCTGCTCTGCGTCGGTCACGGCAGCCGGCAGGCCCTCGTCGTCGCCGGCCCGCACGCCAACGAACCCGTGGGCGGCGCCACCGCCCTGCGGCTGGCCGAGCGGGCCCTGGCCGACCCCCGGCTCACCGAGGGCGCCGACGTCACCTGGAACCTGCTGCTCTGCCTCGACCCCGACGGCCTGCGCCGCAACGAGGGCTGGCTGCGCGGCCCCTATACCCTCGACCGCTACTTCCGGAACTTCTTCCGGCCCGGCTTCCTGGAACAGCCCGAATGGCTGCCCGACGGCGCGGCGGCGGCCGCCCTGCCGGAGACCCGCGCCCTGCTCGACCTCCACGACGAACTGCGGCCCGTCTTCCAGTGCTCCCTGCACGGCGTCGACGTCGGCGGCGGCTTCGTCGAACTCACCCGCGACCTGCCCGGCCTCGCCCGGCGCGTCGCGCGCATCGCGGCCGGCCTCGGCATCCCCCGCGAACTCGGCCCCTACGACACCCTGTACTGGCCCAACCTGGGCCCGGCCGTCTACCGCATCCCGCCGCCGAGCCGGGGCGACCTGGCCGCGGCCATAACGGAGGCCGCCGTGGAGTCCACCTGGTACCACCCCCATCGGTACGGCACCGTGACGGCCGTCGTCGAGGCGCCCATGTGGGGCGTGGCGGCGGTGGAGGACGACAGCCCGCCCGTGGACGGCTCCGGGATCCTGCGGACCGTGAGCCACGGGCTGCGCGGCGACGCCCGCCTGCTGGAGGTGCTCCTCGCGCGGATCCGGCCGTACGTCTCGGCCGTCCCGGACGCGGCCCGGCTGCTCGCCCCGGTCGAGGACTATTTACTGGTCTGCCCCGGCCTCGCCGACACCTGGGACCCCGACGTCCCCGACGGCGCCCGCCCGCTGCCGCTGCTCAGCACCGGCCACCTCGCCGCCCTGCGCATCGCCGGACGCAGGCTGGCCCTGCGCACGGCGGGGCTCCTGCACCAGCTCGTGACCCGCGCCGGCATCGACCCGGCCGGTGCGCTGCCCGAGCTGGACCGGCTGATCGACGAGTGGTGCGCCGACTACCGCGACGGCTGCGGGGCGCGCTGGATCCCGGTCGCCCGCCAGGTGGAGTACCAGTCCCGGGTGGTGCTCGCCGCGTTCGACCTCGCCGCACGGCGCGCGTCCGCTCCCTCCCGTTCGGGTGAGTCGGGCTGGGGTACCGAAGCCGCCGTGCCGATGCATCGGGAATGACCCACACCACGTACACCACCACGGCGAAAGCCGTCCGCGGCGGGCTCCTGGGCGCGGCCGCCGTCCTCCTCCTCGCCGGCGCCGCCCCGGCGCGGGCGATCCCGCAGGAGACCGCCCGCGGCGACTGGCTCTTCGTCACCGTCACCACGGGCGACGCCCGCTCCAGCGACACACGCGGCACCCTGCTGCTGTGCGACCCGCCCCAGGGCCACGGCCACGCCGCCGAGGCCTGTGCCCAGCTGACGGCGGCCCGCGGCGACATCCGCGCCATCGCGCCCCGGGACGTCCTGTGCCCGATGGTCCACGCACCGGTGACCGCCCGCGCGCGCGGACAGTGGAACGGACGGTCCGTCGACTACGCGGAGACCTTCACCAACACGTGTGTCATGGGTGCGCGGACCGGCGCCGTCTTCGCCCTCGACGGCTGACCTCTCGCCCGCCACGGCTCTCTACGCCCGGTTCCGGGCGTACAGAGCCGTCGCGACCACTGTGCGGGCCTGGTGCACGACCTGGTGCTCCAAGGGCACCCAACGGGCCTTGAAGCGGTCCGCGAAGGCGTCGCTCCAGGTCGCGACGAGGCGTTCGAGACCTGGGGCCGCCCGGTCGTCGGTCGCCCGCAGCACCCGCAGCAGCATGGCCGCGGCCCGCAGCGGCAGCCGACGGGCGAAGGCGTCGACACTGCCGATGTAGGCCTTGGAGTTGTCGGCGGGCGGGGTGTGGATCCAGTCCGCGGCCAGCCCCGGCACCAGCTCCATCCCCCAGGTCGCGGCCCGCAGCAGCGGATCGTCGAGGCCCTGGAGCCGCGGCAGCGCCTCCGCGAGCACCCGCTGCACCTCCCGTGTGTCCCGCAGCAGCCGGCCCGCGAGCCGGCTCATCGCCGCGGCCGGCGCCGGGTGCGGGGCCGGATCGTCCACCAGGTCGCCGGCCCACATCGGCACCTCGACGATCGCGGTCAGCCCGCCGTACCGATGGATGTGGTGCCAGGTACTGTGCCGGGCGTCGTCC
Proteins encoded in this region:
- the treZ gene encoding malto-oligosyltrehalose trehalohydrolase, with translation MQFEVWAPQSDRVTLQCDGVTRALERDPERAGWWRGEAEAHDGSRYGFALDDGPVLPDPRSRRQPDGPDGLSAVVEHDRYAWRTPWAGRPLPGAVLYELHVGTYTREGTLDAAAERLGHLAELGVTHVELMPLCPFPGKHGWGYEGVSLWAVHEPYGGPEALKRFVDRAHELGLGVVLDVVHNHLGPSGNYLPRFGPYFTDTHHTPWGSAVNLDAPGSDEVRAFLLGSALAWLRDYRIDGLRLDAVHALADTRACHFLEELSTAVDALAADQGRPLFLVAESDLNDPRLITSRAEGGLGLHAQWNDDFHHTLHTALTGESQGYYADFARAPFAALAKTLSGGYFHDGTYSSFRGRSHGRPLDRSRVAGHRLLGYTQTHDQIGNRAQGDRLSATLSPGLLACAATLMLTAPFTPMLFMGEEWAAGTPWQFFTDHTDPELAEAVRRGRRREFAAHGWAEEDIPDPQDPATRERSCLDWSEPEREPHARVLAWYRRLLALRREQADLTDPDLADTKVAHDERERWLAFRRGDVRVAVNLAKETATIPLGPREALVLAAWEPVEAPGAAGVLHVPGESAVVLLQT
- a CDS encoding DUF1707 and FHA domain-containing protein, encoding MTSSFEFNTYPARLSDAERDKALKVLRDGVAMGRLSHDTFVRRMELALSARRSDELVALTADLPTESRLSRLVFGTVEAVSGFTVRLRRAWQAERLPKLLLPHPGGGHPLRIGRDPANGLRLTHETVSRVHAELSRQGGMWVLRDLGSTNGTTVNGRRVIGAAVVREGDQVGFGRMWFRLASD
- a CDS encoding M14 family zinc carboxypeptidase; this translates as MWRCALPPLLRYPTVDELGARAAALVARHPGNARLRRAGLSRAGTPLWLLCVGHGSRQALVVAGPHANEPVGGATALRLAERALADPRLTEGADVTWNLLLCLDPDGLRRNEGWLRGPYTLDRYFRNFFRPGFLEQPEWLPDGAAAAALPETRALLDLHDELRPVFQCSLHGVDVGGGFVELTRDLPGLARRVARIAAGLGIPRELGPYDTLYWPNLGPAVYRIPPPSRGDLAAAITEAAVESTWYHPHRYGTVTAVVEAPMWGVAAVEDDSPPVDGSGILRTVSHGLRGDARLLEVLLARIRPYVSAVPDAARLLAPVEDYLLVCPGLADTWDPDVPDGARPLPLLSTGHLAALRIAGRRLALRTAGLLHQLVTRAGIDPAGALPELDRLIDEWCADYRDGCGARWIPVARQVEYQSRVVLAAFDLAARRASAPSRSGESGWGTEAAVPMHRE
- a CDS encoding SSI family serine proteinase inhibitor, whose amino-acid sequence is MTHTTYTTTAKAVRGGLLGAAAVLLLAGAAPARAIPQETARGDWLFVTVTTGDARSSDTRGTLLLCDPPQGHGHAAEACAQLTAARGDIRAIAPRDVLCPMVHAPVTARARGQWNGRSVDYAETFTNTCVMGARTGAVFALDG